The Kitasatospora sp. NBC_01287 genome contains a region encoding:
- a CDS encoding IS5 family transposase, translating into MRERRYPTDMSNAEWAVVRPLLPVPGWLRGRGGQPEAYCHRAILDAIRYLVDNGTKWRAIPVDFPPWDRVYAFFRRWRDHGLVKEFHDRLRRRVREQAGRDPEPSAGVIDSQSVKADAVVGSDSRGFDGGKLINGRKRHAVVDTLGLLLAVMVTSADVGDRAAALVLLAQVAAAHHRLALVWADGGYTGSLVEYCLAALALVLAIVKRSDDMRGFVVLPKRWIVERFFAHLMRSRRLVRDFERSASSAEAMVYWSMTTLMTRRLARPRPSRA; encoded by the coding sequence GTGCGCGAGCGCCGCTATCCGACGGACATGTCGAACGCCGAGTGGGCAGTGGTCCGGCCGTTGCTGCCGGTGCCGGGCTGGCTGCGGGGCCGGGGCGGGCAACCGGAGGCGTACTGCCACCGAGCGATACTGGACGCGATCCGCTACCTCGTCGACAACGGCACGAAGTGGCGGGCCATCCCGGTCGACTTCCCGCCGTGGGACCGGGTCTACGCGTTTTTCCGACGCTGGCGCGACCACGGCCTGGTCAAGGAGTTCCACGACCGGCTCCGCCGTCGGGTCCGCGAGCAGGCGGGCCGGGATCCGGAGCCGAGCGCCGGGGTGATCGACTCCCAGTCGGTCAAGGCGGACGCCGTCGTCGGCTCCGACAGTCGCGGTTTCGACGGCGGCAAGCTGATCAACGGCCGCAAACGACACGCGGTCGTCGACACGCTCGGCCTGCTGCTCGCGGTGATGGTCACCTCCGCCGATGTCGGCGACCGTGCGGCAGCCCTGGTCCTGCTCGCCCAAGTCGCCGCCGCGCATCACCGGCTGGCCCTGGTCTGGGCCGACGGCGGCTACACCGGCAGCCTTGTCGAGTACTGCCTCGCCGCCCTCGCGCTGGTCCTGGCCATCGTCAAGCGCAGTGACGACATGCGGGGCTTCGTCGTGCTGCCCAAGCGCTGGATTGTGGAGCGGTTTTTCGCCCACCTGATGCGAAGCCGCCGCCTCGTGCGCGACTTCGAACGGTCCGCCAGCAGCGCGGAGGCGATGGTCTACTGGTCGATGACGACGCTCATGACCCGCCGGCTTGCCCGGCCACGTCCTTCGCGAGCGTGA
- a CDS encoding helix-turn-helix domain containing protein, with translation MSPADPNNPNEAARLTQELLDQGYTKRQVAKMLGRDASLVSQFFTKGKGKAFVGALRQVVRAVRGGERDEEALSGIAEANTSRRRTKTGQKARVRGKDVVGEAGGSMAGRAGKQAIKSGASHLAPVVHETGQAGGRLAFTVRMKANQYTYSAGSEKDSPGLRRGFIPRADGTEERTYGSASTGGFDAAEWSQRVADHHGDVTEAMRAWLVETGRAVEEADIAYLEVRGWVPPEQQ, from the coding sequence GTGAGCCCGGCCGACCCGAACAACCCCAACGAGGCCGCCCGCCTGACGCAGGAGCTGCTCGACCAGGGCTACACCAAGCGCCAGGTTGCCAAGATGCTCGGCCGCGACGCGAGCTTGGTGTCCCAGTTCTTCACCAAGGGCAAGGGCAAGGCGTTCGTCGGCGCGCTGCGCCAGGTCGTGCGCGCGGTGCGCGGTGGCGAGCGGGACGAGGAGGCGCTGTCCGGCATCGCGGAGGCGAACACCAGCCGCCGCCGTACCAAGACCGGGCAGAAGGCCCGGGTGCGCGGCAAGGACGTCGTCGGTGAGGCGGGCGGGTCGATGGCCGGCCGCGCCGGGAAGCAGGCCATCAAGTCCGGCGCCTCCCACCTCGCGCCGGTCGTCCACGAGACCGGCCAGGCCGGCGGCCGCCTGGCCTTCACGGTTCGGATGAAGGCCAACCAGTACACGTACTCGGCCGGGTCGGAGAAGGACTCGCCGGGTCTGCGCCGCGGCTTCATCCCGCGCGCGGACGGCACCGAGGAGCGCACCTACGGCTCCGCCTCCACGGGCGGGTTCGACGCCGCCGAGTGGTCCCAGCGCGTCGCGGACCATCACGGCGACGTCACCGAGGCGATGCGGGCCTGGCTGGTGGAGACCGGCCGCGCTGTCGAGGAAGCCGACATCGCCTACCTGGAAGTCCGCGGGTGGGTGCCGCCCGAGCAGCAGTAG
- a CDS encoding TniQ family protein — protein sequence MDSVTGSDRVRVRELPLHVRFMAGESTGSYVTRLAGRNGLEVQQLLDEVGQGSTRAVAPQLTELYLNRPAAERLAALAGRPLEVMRRALASLDAAYLLDDGDGTPAWSFPWAVRDGYLVRACALCAARRGIGEPAWMMVADPWHLCARHARWSDNSRDPQTPWIDVADWPRILAAERQRVAMERPLGRTARALFADARTMSRTESSAPDRLRSMADRLGEARAASLLSYPHSVRIARVLAQAERRRLGRELTADSYEDWFTRSSQELGPRYREVLRRWMECHKPVPGPGSKRGDGLRRAVLVAPHTRIAPLDSVQQLSCLPSGPVASPFDRPFL from the coding sequence ATGGATTCGGTGACGGGCTCGGATCGGGTACGGGTGCGTGAGCTGCCGTTGCACGTCCGGTTCATGGCGGGCGAGTCGACCGGCTCCTACGTGACCCGCCTGGCCGGCCGAAACGGGCTCGAGGTCCAGCAGTTGCTGGACGAGGTCGGGCAGGGCAGCACGAGAGCCGTCGCGCCGCAACTGACCGAGCTCTACCTCAACCGTCCTGCCGCCGAGCGCCTGGCCGCCCTGGCCGGCCGTCCGCTGGAGGTGATGCGGCGGGCGCTCGCGAGCCTGGACGCGGCGTACCTGCTCGACGACGGTGACGGCACTCCCGCCTGGTCGTTCCCGTGGGCGGTGCGGGACGGCTATCTCGTGCGGGCCTGCGCGTTGTGCGCGGCCCGCCGCGGCATCGGCGAGCCGGCCTGGATGATGGTGGCGGACCCCTGGCACCTGTGCGCCCGGCACGCACGATGGTCGGACAACTCCCGTGATCCACAGACCCCTTGGATCGACGTGGCTGACTGGCCGCGGATCCTGGCGGCGGAACGCCAGCGGGTGGCCATGGAGCGGCCCCTGGGCCGCACCGCACGCGCGCTGTTCGCCGACGCGCGCACGATGAGCAGAACCGAATCGAGCGCGCCGGACAGACTCCGGTCGATGGCCGACCGGCTCGGGGAGGCGCGGGCCGCCTCCTTGTTGTCCTACCCGCACAGCGTGCGCATCGCCCGCGTCCTGGCGCAGGCCGAGCGTCGCCGGCTCGGCCGGGAACTGACGGCGGACTCCTACGAGGACTGGTTCACCCGCAGTTCACAGGAGTTGGGCCCCAGGTACCGGGAAGTGCTGAGGCGGTGGATGGAGTGCCACAAGCCGGTGCCGGGCCCGGGGTCAAAGCGCGGGGACGGATTGAGGCGGGCTGTGCTGGTCGCACCGCACACACGAATCGCGCCGCTGGATTCGGTGCAGCAGCTCAGCTGCCTGCCCTCCGGCCCGGTGGCCAGCCCGTTCGATCGGCCCTTCCTGTGA
- a CDS encoding Mu transposase C-terminal domain-containing protein: MDLTLGVTVRWLGGLYEVAALQGPRVHLRALDVNGEDAVALVSAVTCAADFALVEAQGRERPGPQITDVSIVDVLDPLERERMRTWERHLHEVVHGLPPGAPSGTQPRPQYDPEETSRWSRLDAKSRELKDLGWAKVSVATLRRRAQDYEERGVAGLVKVVAGDLYGDTDERIVQLLEELRAGTEESSGWANRLRERVEARLRAEFPKEGLKLSRTGFYRLLKNLGVRVETLRGPVRRREERASSPEPPCSPTRATMLGEAVQIDSTGLDILAVGDHGYPVQVELTAAIDVASRSIIAAMIVPRAPGRSYKGKRLGGRATTSFDATLMLAQALAPMPGRPGWSPSAAADRARHLPYADLVACDPRMAGAAARPVIRPKMVVVDQGSIYQSEHFTDVCTSLKISVRSARDRTADDKAVIESTFSAIKKLFCQYVAGYTARDLSRRGKFVTDRVMWRINELQDLLNEWIALGWQQHRHEGLRDPHLPGVVLTPNQMYAALVACEGYVPLPLSESENRKLLLCQWRQVTDKGVRIGNRTYDSRALQEYNKEPSGVRGKGMKWPIRYDPYSPRYVWLFDQRKEQRGEDPWVEAEFVHQDLIGDDWSLFLWETAERLRLEAGGSEEDRQWERDIALEVSELRRRARQGPADEPATPTRRGRGRTRWRRPAAPYTGPGLAVRAPAADRYAGIPAPDPARVRPARSLNVPAHLLFASAALADPEPSPPASPAPPGANSAGTPPPGADTDAALPGPAKVPDPRRWRSRMFSGRASDLFLRNLAPPPDDSESPDPSSDEEIT, encoded by the coding sequence GTGGACCTGACGCTGGGAGTGACAGTGCGCTGGCTGGGCGGCCTGTACGAGGTCGCCGCCCTCCAAGGACCCCGGGTGCACCTGCGTGCCTTGGACGTGAACGGCGAGGACGCCGTCGCGCTGGTATCCGCGGTGACCTGCGCCGCCGACTTCGCGCTGGTGGAGGCGCAGGGGCGGGAGCGGCCCGGCCCGCAGATCACGGACGTGAGCATCGTGGACGTGCTCGACCCCCTGGAGCGCGAGCGAATGCGCACCTGGGAGCGGCACCTGCACGAGGTTGTTCACGGACTGCCGCCTGGCGCGCCCTCGGGTACCCAGCCGCGCCCGCAGTACGACCCGGAAGAGACATCGCGGTGGAGCCGGCTGGACGCCAAGTCCCGCGAGCTCAAGGACCTGGGCTGGGCGAAGGTGTCGGTCGCAACGCTGCGGCGCCGCGCCCAGGACTACGAGGAGCGGGGCGTCGCCGGGCTCGTGAAGGTCGTCGCCGGGGACCTGTACGGCGACACCGACGAGCGGATCGTCCAGCTGCTGGAGGAACTCCGCGCCGGGACGGAGGAGTCCTCGGGGTGGGCCAACCGGCTGCGGGAGCGGGTCGAAGCCCGGCTGCGCGCCGAGTTCCCGAAAGAGGGCCTGAAGCTGTCGCGGACCGGGTTCTACCGGCTGCTGAAGAACCTGGGCGTGCGCGTGGAGACGCTGCGCGGGCCGGTGCGCCGCCGCGAGGAGCGGGCCAGCTCGCCCGAGCCGCCCTGCTCACCGACCCGGGCGACGATGCTGGGCGAGGCGGTGCAGATCGACTCCACCGGGCTGGACATCCTGGCTGTCGGCGACCACGGCTACCCGGTCCAAGTCGAGCTGACCGCAGCGATCGACGTGGCCTCGCGCAGCATCATCGCCGCGATGATCGTGCCCCGTGCTCCAGGCCGCAGCTACAAGGGCAAACGCCTCGGCGGGCGGGCGACCACCTCTTTCGACGCGACGCTGATGCTCGCCCAAGCGCTCGCGCCGATGCCCGGGCGGCCCGGCTGGTCACCGTCCGCAGCGGCCGACAGGGCCCGCCACCTGCCGTACGCGGACCTGGTGGCGTGCGACCCGCGGATGGCCGGCGCCGCCGCGCGTCCGGTGATCCGCCCGAAGATGGTGGTCGTCGACCAGGGCAGCATCTACCAGAGCGAGCACTTCACCGACGTGTGCACCTCGCTGAAGATCTCGGTGCGCTCGGCGCGCGACCGCACCGCCGACGACAAGGCCGTCATCGAGTCGACGTTCAGCGCGATCAAGAAGCTGTTCTGCCAGTACGTCGCCGGGTACACCGCGCGTGACCTGTCCCGGCGCGGGAAGTTCGTGACCGATCGCGTCATGTGGCGCATCAACGAGCTGCAGGACCTTCTGAACGAGTGGATCGCGCTGGGCTGGCAGCAGCACCGCCACGAGGGCCTGCGCGACCCGCACCTGCCCGGGGTCGTGCTGACCCCGAACCAGATGTACGCGGCGCTGGTGGCCTGCGAGGGCTACGTGCCGCTGCCGCTGTCGGAGTCGGAGAACCGCAAGCTGCTGCTGTGCCAGTGGCGGCAGGTCACCGACAAAGGTGTGCGGATCGGCAACCGCACCTACGACAGCCGGGCCCTGCAGGAGTACAACAAGGAGCCGTCCGGGGTACGTGGGAAGGGCATGAAGTGGCCCATCCGCTACGACCCCTACAGCCCGCGCTACGTGTGGCTGTTCGACCAGCGCAAGGAGCAGCGCGGCGAAGACCCGTGGGTGGAAGCGGAGTTCGTCCACCAGGACCTCATCGGGGACGACTGGTCGCTGTTCTTGTGGGAGACCGCCGAACGCCTGCGACTCGAGGCCGGCGGCAGCGAGGAGGACCGGCAGTGGGAGCGCGACATCGCACTGGAGGTGTCCGAGCTGCGCCGGCGCGCCCGGCAGGGCCCCGCCGACGAGCCGGCCACGCCGACGCGACGCGGCCGCGGGCGTACACGCTGGCGCCGCCCCGCGGCCCCGTACACCGGCCCCGGCCTCGCCGTGCGCGCACCTGCCGCTGACCGGTACGCGGGCATCCCCGCGCCCGACCCGGCCCGGGTGCGCCCTGCCAGGTCGCTGAACGTCCCGGCCCACTTGCTGTTCGCCAGCGCTGCCCTGGCCGACCCCGAACCGTCCCCGCCCGCTTCGCCCGCACCGCCGGGCGCGAACAGTGCTGGCACTCCGCCCCCGGGCGCGGACACCGACGCGGCCCTGCCGGGGCCGGCGAAGGTACCCGATCCGCGGCGGTGGCGTTCGCGCATGTTCTCCGGTCGCGCCAGTGACCTGTTCCTGCGCAACCTCGCCCCGCCCCCCGATGACAGCGAAAGCCCGGACCCGTCCAGCGACGAGGAGATCACATGA
- a CDS encoding HNH endonuclease signature motif containing protein, with the protein MVYRTVSAFLHAVAEQVSGEIEGERLVVSRGAGGTLSVGRHRRVYQVVEFAAPTEPAWAALLELWERMGLFGPHDAFLIRNERVVRSYGTTKSWGHDPWFGDYEVRDTVRRIRHLQQAITAPLEAILTGAMATPPATSSAQETQALRSAPSIPAQKVVEEPSPAEAQRLGVCPVCEKSGLPPGRLRHLRCERSAKRPEEPVAESGPETGDAEYRRLVAMVEQREEGTRGQRRKGSDRPVRIDAAVRAVLLRCGGLCENPECTGQPDDVTAAGEPILEVDHIDPIGSGGRDHPSNMAALCPNCHAIRTRGRRAVELTGILLAVATAAHRKWLSAE; encoded by the coding sequence GTGGTGTACAGAACGGTCAGTGCGTTTCTGCACGCGGTGGCAGAGCAGGTCTCGGGGGAGATCGAGGGGGAGCGGCTCGTGGTGTCGCGCGGCGCCGGCGGCACGTTGAGCGTGGGGCGGCACCGCCGTGTGTACCAGGTCGTCGAGTTCGCGGCCCCGACTGAGCCAGCGTGGGCCGCCCTCCTAGAACTCTGGGAGCGGATGGGCCTATTCGGTCCGCACGACGCGTTCCTGATCCGCAATGAGCGCGTGGTGCGGTCCTACGGAACCACCAAGAGCTGGGGGCACGACCCGTGGTTCGGTGACTACGAGGTGAGGGACACCGTCCGCAGAATCCGCCACCTCCAACAGGCGATCACGGCCCCGCTGGAAGCCATTCTGACCGGAGCGATGGCGACTCCGCCGGCCACGTCGTCGGCACAGGAAACGCAGGCCCTACGGTCGGCACCGTCTATCCCCGCGCAGAAGGTGGTGGAGGAACCGAGCCCCGCCGAGGCTCAGCGCCTGGGGGTATGCCCGGTGTGCGAGAAGAGCGGCCTTCCCCCGGGACGGCTGCGCCATCTGCGCTGTGAGCGCTCGGCCAAGCGCCCCGAGGAGCCCGTCGCCGAGTCAGGGCCGGAGACGGGCGACGCCGAGTACCGGCGCCTGGTCGCCATGGTCGAACAGCGGGAGGAGGGCACGCGAGGACAGCGGCGCAAGGGGTCGGACCGTCCGGTCCGCATCGACGCGGCAGTACGGGCGGTGCTGCTCCGTTGCGGCGGGTTGTGCGAGAACCCGGAGTGCACAGGGCAGCCCGATGACGTCACTGCCGCCGGCGAGCCGATCCTGGAGGTGGACCACATCGACCCGATCGGAAGCGGTGGCCGCGATCACCCCTCGAACATGGCCGCCCTCTGCCCGAACTGCCATGCAATCAGGACGAGGGGCCGTCGAGCGGTCGAGCTGACCGGGATCCTCCTCGCCGTTGCCACCGCCGCGCATCGGAAGTGGCTCTCGGCGGAGTAG
- a CDS encoding DNA-binding protein: MKKLLATGVVPGVREQGRQVFPLAALQALQARPIADLTVLGTPEVAVLRSDAPAKVDEPDREWIGFGTALDQVQLLAALSGWWRCDPARVAAGGVLPVTVAGFVVAVLTGLAEWEADGTVGTAARFRFPKARLAGYLTDLTAPANAADPTDPEEARLAGLLLGTRLASVSGGPIAYVTTNPTTDTTAEGE, encoded by the coding sequence GTGAAGAAGTTGCTGGCCACCGGAGTGGTCCCCGGTGTGCGCGAGCAGGGCCGGCAGGTGTTCCCGCTGGCCGCCCTCCAGGCACTCCAGGCTCGGCCCATCGCCGACCTGACCGTGCTCGGCACGCCCGAGGTCGCGGTACTGCGCTCGGACGCTCCCGCGAAGGTGGACGAGCCGGACCGCGAGTGGATCGGCTTCGGAACCGCACTGGACCAGGTGCAGCTGCTGGCCGCGCTGTCGGGCTGGTGGCGGTGCGACCCGGCCCGGGTCGCGGCCGGCGGGGTGCTGCCGGTGACGGTGGCCGGGTTCGTGGTCGCGGTGCTGACCGGCCTGGCCGAGTGGGAGGCCGACGGCACCGTCGGCACCGCGGCCCGTTTCCGCTTCCCGAAGGCGCGCCTGGCCGGCTACCTGACCGACCTCACCGCTCCCGCGAACGCCGCCGACCCCACCGACCCCGAGGAGGCCCGCCTGGCGGGCCTGCTGCTCGGCACCCGCCTGGCATCGGTGTCCGGTGGCCCGATCGCCTACGTCACCACCAACCCGACGACCGACACCACCGCCGAGGGGGAGTAA
- a CDS encoding TnsA-like heteromeric transposase endonuclease subunit: protein MRVRYRDVDGRVREGGPDQVRAVPLERCEPLREPHAYNGRTSILTRYWSATTGAMVVCGSERLMHAAMLLDFDAAITCFSACATEIAWEDGSAHGTASPAFFARTADGRRLAIVHPGRAEPDGARERQALEMAAQAAGWTLTNLDVPIGVRLAWLKVVANFRFPELFDAATRPALLDAFRQPRPLVHGVAEAGLPDTALAHAWHLLWRGDLLFDQERPLIPVSAAWTADTAHRQEAS, encoded by the coding sequence GTGCGGGTGCGTTACCGCGACGTGGACGGGCGGGTGCGTGAGGGGGGCCCGGACCAGGTGCGGGCAGTGCCGCTGGAACGGTGCGAGCCGTTGCGTGAACCGCACGCCTACAACGGCCGCACCTCGATCTTGACGCGGTACTGGTCGGCGACCACCGGCGCCATGGTGGTGTGCGGCAGTGAGCGGCTGATGCACGCGGCCATGCTGCTGGACTTCGACGCGGCCATCACCTGCTTCTCGGCCTGCGCGACCGAGATCGCCTGGGAGGACGGCAGCGCCCACGGGACGGCCAGCCCGGCGTTCTTCGCCCGCACCGCCGACGGGCGACGGCTGGCGATCGTGCACCCGGGCCGCGCGGAGCCGGACGGCGCGCGCGAACGCCAGGCGCTGGAGATGGCGGCGCAGGCCGCCGGGTGGACACTGACGAACCTGGACGTCCCCATCGGAGTGCGGCTCGCGTGGCTGAAGGTGGTGGCCAACTTCCGGTTCCCCGAACTGTTCGACGCAGCGACCCGTCCGGCCCTGCTGGACGCCTTCCGCCAGCCCCGCCCGCTAGTCCACGGAGTAGCCGAAGCCGGCCTGCCCGACACCGCCCTCGCCCACGCCTGGCACCTACTGTGGCGCGGCGACCTCCTCTTCGACCAGGAACGGCCCCTGATCCCTGTCTCTGCGGCGTGGACCGCCGACACAGCCCACCGGCAGGAAGCGTCGTGA
- a CDS encoding DEAD/DEAH box helicase → METTTATEADVPAAFRAAAAQPVPAQPSGTVVNPLPLHWFQKDAVAAAVREVKDGGRATVVAATGSGKTLIAAGCARRLAARGRVLVLVPTIELLEQTAEAWSLRGGRRGLAVAACSREEALESAEAGGRVHAQVTTQAVRITDLVNGAPDNQPVTVYATYASLERIVQAHQGWGLAQWDLVIIDEAHRTAGAEGKAWAAVHDDAQVPAKRRLYFTATPRIADDRRAKDGLADLADTEGAEKLPVLCSMDSEEIYGKVCFTWTLGQGIEHGYLADYRVLVPVVTDEDLRELLNLPAVADLRSQRSNEELLRLALQIAVLRAVADLDLRRVITFHSRVSTAREFASTLLETAELLPDAERPERLTALAVAGTDRLKDRRAAFTTFKSATGEDGEECCILCNSRLLTEGIDVAAVDAICFADPKSSVIDIVQAVGRALRQSYRQGKVSWVIIPVYLPTPEIGDDTATAHPAEVHDAGEAVKAEADAEIEASSFRTIWRVLRALAAHDARVVGRITELRASRSQGTAHTTAATPAESQAAGAGEGEQQPAPVESPIEWLRINAKQHAARILQTVKLRAFNPRAVEWQRMHAVAAVFHLQHGHLDPTDKTKHAELISWLTRQRHLHGQRLLDAARISELDALGMIWSKNANAWERGAAYAAAFHHQHGHLAIPATAKLDDYAVGAWMRRQRKADNLTTDQVAKLDSLDELWRLEPDWNRSYRRLLAYLAAGGTLDGPANRTGGGADPAFRPGTWLRKQDKARTEGKLTDHQAALLDALTRHAETVTG, encoded by the coding sequence GTGGAGACCACCACCGCCACCGAGGCCGACGTGCCGGCCGCGTTCCGCGCCGCAGCCGCTCAGCCGGTCCCGGCGCAGCCGTCCGGCACTGTCGTGAACCCGTTGCCGCTGCACTGGTTCCAGAAGGACGCCGTCGCGGCCGCGGTGCGCGAGGTGAAGGACGGCGGCCGGGCGACGGTGGTCGCGGCGACCGGCTCCGGCAAGACCCTGATCGCGGCCGGCTGCGCCCGGCGTCTGGCCGCTCGGGGCCGGGTGCTGGTGCTGGTGCCGACGATCGAGCTGCTGGAGCAGACCGCCGAGGCGTGGTCGCTGCGGGGCGGGCGTCGGGGTTTGGCGGTGGCGGCGTGCTCGCGGGAGGAGGCGCTGGAGAGCGCGGAGGCCGGCGGGCGGGTCCACGCCCAGGTGACCACACAGGCCGTCCGGATCACCGACCTGGTCAACGGCGCCCCGGACAACCAGCCGGTCACCGTGTACGCCACCTACGCCTCGCTGGAGCGCATCGTCCAGGCCCACCAGGGCTGGGGTTTGGCCCAGTGGGACCTCGTGATCATCGACGAGGCCCACCGCACGGCAGGCGCCGAAGGGAAGGCGTGGGCGGCCGTCCACGACGACGCCCAGGTCCCGGCGAAGCGCCGGCTGTACTTCACCGCCACCCCGCGGATCGCGGACGACCGGCGGGCGAAGGACGGCCTGGCCGACCTCGCCGACACCGAAGGCGCCGAGAAGCTGCCCGTCCTGTGCTCCATGGACTCGGAGGAGATCTACGGCAAGGTCTGTTTCACCTGGACGCTCGGCCAGGGCATCGAACACGGCTACCTCGCCGACTACCGGGTGCTCGTGCCGGTGGTGACGGACGAGGATCTGCGCGAGCTGCTCAACCTCCCGGCCGTCGCCGACCTGCGCTCCCAGCGCAGCAACGAGGAGCTGCTGCGCCTCGCGTTGCAGATCGCGGTGCTGCGCGCCGTCGCCGACCTCGACCTGCGCCGGGTCATCACCTTCCATTCCCGGGTGTCCACGGCGCGGGAGTTCGCGAGCACCCTGCTGGAGACCGCGGAACTGCTGCCCGACGCGGAGCGCCCGGAGCGACTGACCGCCCTCGCCGTGGCCGGCACCGACCGGCTCAAGGACCGCCGGGCCGCCTTCACCACGTTCAAGTCCGCCACCGGTGAGGACGGCGAGGAGTGCTGCATCCTCTGCAACAGCCGGCTCCTGACGGAGGGCATCGACGTCGCCGCCGTGGACGCCATCTGCTTCGCGGACCCGAAGTCGAGCGTCATCGACATCGTCCAGGCCGTCGGCCGGGCGCTGCGCCAGTCCTACCGCCAGGGCAAGGTTAGCTGGGTCATCATCCCGGTCTACCTGCCGACGCCGGAGATCGGCGACGACACCGCCACCGCGCACCCGGCCGAGGTCCACGACGCGGGCGAGGCCGTGAAGGCCGAGGCCGACGCCGAGATCGAGGCCTCCTCTTTCCGTACGATCTGGCGAGTCTTGCGCGCCCTGGCCGCGCACGACGCCCGGGTGGTCGGCCGCATCACCGAGCTGCGCGCCAGCCGCTCGCAGGGCACCGCGCACACCACCGCGGCCACGCCGGCCGAGAGCCAGGCTGCCGGGGCCGGGGAGGGCGAGCAGCAGCCGGCCCCGGTGGAGTCGCCGATCGAGTGGCTGCGGATCAACGCGAAGCAGCACGCCGCGCGGATCCTCCAGACCGTCAAGCTGCGGGCGTTCAACCCGCGCGCGGTCGAGTGGCAGCGCATGCACGCCGTCGCGGCGGTCTTCCACCTCCAGCACGGCCACCTCGACCCCACCGACAAGACCAAGCACGCCGAGCTGATCTCCTGGCTCACCCGCCAGCGCCACCTCCACGGCCAGCGCCTCCTCGACGCCGCCCGGATCAGCGAGCTGGACGCCCTCGGCATGATCTGGTCGAAGAACGCCAACGCCTGGGAACGTGGGGCCGCCTACGCCGCAGCCTTCCACCACCAGCACGGTCACCTGGCAATCCCCGCCACCGCGAAGCTGGACGACTACGCGGTGGGCGCCTGGATGCGCCGCCAGCGCAAGGCCGACAACCTCACCACGGACCAGGTCGCCAAGCTCGACTCGCTGGACGAGCTGTGGCGCCTGGAGCCCGACTGGAACCGCTCCTACCGCCGCCTGCTCGCTTACCTCGCCGCCGGCGGCACCCTCGACGGCCCGGCCAACCGCACCGGCGGCGGGGCCGACCCGGCCTTCCGGCCCGGCACCTGGCTGCGCAAGCAGGACAAGGCCCGCACCGAGGGCAAGCTGACCGACCACCAGGCCGCGCTCCTGGACGCGCTCACCCGGCACGCCGAGACCGTCACCGGCTGA
- a CDS encoding SAVED domain-containing protein — MDCAWQPCKWDCCAPYRTTLLAPDADHALDWVDRFDGDSDYTKRRPLPPNTWEQLQRDIEATPGRLPAGSTAVSVTGSIRLAPAFLVGTAFRMVTGADLAVMQRGQLWSTSDPFDTALAPGAEEHPVDQGDELAVAVAVAVATDPIKDVMTYLREQHVPVSKLIVLTPPGGPAKDGSVPDSTAANALTVGIRDHLRGVTRPVRRMHLFLACPMGLSLFLGHRWNRLCQTVVYEDIKVDEGYEPAFTIEA; from the coding sequence ATGGACTGCGCCTGGCAGCCATGCAAGTGGGACTGCTGCGCGCCGTACAGGACTACCCTACTTGCCCCGGACGCCGACCACGCCCTCGACTGGGTCGACCGATTCGACGGCGACTCCGACTACACCAAGCGCCGCCCCCTGCCTCCGAATACCTGGGAGCAGCTCCAGAGGGACATCGAGGCCACCCCGGGCCGCCTTCCCGCTGGCAGCACCGCCGTCTCGGTCACCGGCAGCATCCGCCTGGCCCCGGCCTTCCTCGTCGGTACCGCCTTCCGCATGGTGACCGGCGCCGACCTCGCCGTCATGCAGCGCGGGCAACTCTGGTCCACCAGCGACCCGTTCGACACCGCTCTGGCCCCCGGCGCCGAGGAGCACCCCGTCGACCAGGGCGACGAGCTCGCCGTCGCCGTCGCCGTCGCCGTCGCCACCGACCCGATCAAGGACGTCATGACGTACCTGCGCGAGCAGCACGTCCCCGTCTCCAAGCTCATCGTCCTCACCCCGCCCGGCGGGCCAGCGAAGGATGGCTCTGTCCCCGACAGCACGGCCGCCAACGCCCTGACTGTCGGAATCCGTGACCACCTCCGCGGCGTGACCCGCCCGGTCCGGCGCATGCACCTCTTCCTGGCCTGCCCGATGGGACTCTCCCTCTTCCTCGGCCACCGGTGGAACCGGCTGTGCCAGACCGTGGTGTACGAGGACATCAAAGTCGATGAGGGGTACGAGCCGGCCTTCACCATCGAGGCCTGA